The following proteins are encoded in a genomic region of Sorangiineae bacterium MSr12523:
- a CDS encoding M35 family metallo-endopeptidase, with the protein MKKTVRRSLKSWLACAVIVPILAACAVGSEDRVPDEGRGVAVDGLDATANGMAVKLSAAKASLGPSEGFSVTVTWTNGTQRSLRLLKWNTLVDGIREPLFVVTRDGAAVEYIGRHYKRGAPRPQDYVVLEPGESLTNTVDLAEAYDLSVSGQYAVHFAEGAELVSNEVSTWVEGRPWALDEGESDEATALAADIKFSGGCKSGEKDKLRTAMKDAASHASKAASYLNGSAGSKPRYTTWFGSYKASRWDTAQSHFKKIKDALANKDYTLDCGCNEDNVYAYVYKNKPYKIYLCDAFWSAPAKGTDSKAGVMIHETSHFDVVASTEDHAYGQGDCKKLADDNPGKALDNADSHEYFAENTPSQN; encoded by the coding sequence ATGAAGAAGACCGTTCGACGTTCGTTGAAGTCGTGGCTGGCGTGCGCCGTGATTGTACCGATTTTGGCTGCGTGCGCCGTAGGATCGGAGGATCGAGTCCCCGATGAAGGCCGAGGAGTCGCAGTTGACGGCCTCGACGCGACCGCGAATGGAATGGCCGTGAAGCTTTCGGCGGCAAAGGCCTCGCTCGGGCCGAGCGAAGGGTTCTCGGTCACGGTCACCTGGACGAACGGTACCCAACGCAGCCTGCGGCTTCTCAAATGGAATACGCTGGTCGACGGAATTCGGGAGCCGCTTTTCGTCGTCACCCGCGACGGTGCCGCGGTCGAATACATCGGGCGTCACTACAAGCGCGGCGCCCCGCGCCCGCAAGATTACGTGGTGTTGGAACCCGGCGAGAGCCTCACCAACACGGTGGATCTCGCCGAGGCCTACGATCTGTCGGTATCGGGCCAGTATGCGGTGCACTTCGCGGAGGGCGCGGAGCTCGTTTCCAATGAAGTGAGCACCTGGGTCGAAGGCCGCCCCTGGGCGCTGGACGAGGGCGAGTCCGACGAAGCGACGGCCCTTGCTGCGGATATCAAGTTCAGCGGCGGCTGCAAAAGTGGTGAGAAGGACAAGCTCCGGACCGCGATGAAGGACGCGGCCTCCCACGCATCGAAAGCGGCGTCCTATCTCAATGGGAGCGCGGGATCGAAACCGCGCTACACGACCTGGTTCGGTAGCTACAAGGCGAGCCGGTGGGATACAGCGCAATCGCACTTCAAAAAGATCAAAGATGCGCTCGCGAACAAGGATTACACCTTGGACTGCGGATGCAACGAAGACAACGTGTATGCGTACGTTTACAAGAACAAGCCCTACAAGATCTATCTCTGCGATGCGTTCTGGAGCGCACCGGCCAAAGGCACGGACTCCAAGGCAGGCGTCATGATCCACGAAACCAGCCACTTCGATGTGGTTGCGAGCACCGAAGACCACGCCTATGGCCAAGGGGACTGCAAGAAGCTGGCAGACGACAATCCCGGCAAGGCCCTCGACAATGCGGACAGCCACGAATACTTCGCGGAGAATACCCCCTCCCAGAACTAG
- a CDS encoding serpin family protein, producing MRSLLSLSSSMLLALVASSLGCSGSDDSSATEPNMVKSDLARDTAPAATAADVAALTSANADFAFDFYRTAAPTLGGKNLFFSPHSISVALAMTYAGARGTTAQEMAKALHFAQTPETLHSAVNAVDLALSSRGKGEKGADGQPFRLRVINSNWANTGTPFEKSFLDTLARNYGAGMYVTDFAREPEPSRILINQWTSRQTENRINDLIPQGGIGADTRMVLVNAVYFNAEWREKFDAKVTAKQDFKGLDGTNQSADMMTQLTEISYAETDGYQAVDLPYAGGETSMVVVLPKEGRWATFESEFDGSVYRKITSGLAPANVRVSLPKFKIAGASMSLRESLSSLGMASAFSGNADFSGILNRNVDSLMLQDVLHQAFVNVDESGTEAAAATAVVLGRGSLPHDVKAFNANRPFFFFIRDIPTGALIFFGRVTDPQR from the coding sequence ATGCGCTCTCTTCTTTCCCTTTCTTCGTCGATGCTCCTCGCCCTCGTCGCCTCGTCCCTCGGTTGCAGCGGGAGCGACGATAGCTCCGCCACCGAGCCGAATATGGTGAAGTCCGATCTGGCGCGCGATACGGCGCCGGCGGCGACCGCCGCCGACGTGGCCGCGCTCACGTCGGCCAATGCCGACTTCGCATTCGACTTCTATCGCACGGCCGCACCCACACTCGGCGGCAAGAATCTGTTCTTCTCCCCGCACAGCATCTCGGTGGCGCTGGCCATGACCTACGCCGGCGCCCGCGGAACGACCGCGCAGGAGATGGCCAAGGCACTTCACTTCGCGCAGACGCCCGAGACCTTGCACTCGGCCGTGAATGCCGTGGACCTCGCACTTTCGAGCCGCGGCAAAGGTGAAAAGGGCGCAGATGGACAGCCCTTTCGCCTGCGCGTGATCAATTCGAACTGGGCCAATACGGGCACGCCCTTCGAAAAGTCATTTCTCGATACGCTTGCCCGCAATTACGGCGCCGGTATGTACGTGACCGATTTCGCGCGTGAGCCGGAGCCTTCGCGCATTCTGATCAACCAATGGACGAGCCGCCAGACGGAAAACCGCATCAACGATCTCATCCCGCAGGGGGGGATCGGCGCGGACACGCGGATGGTGCTCGTCAATGCGGTTTATTTCAATGCAGAGTGGCGCGAGAAGTTCGATGCCAAGGTCACGGCCAAACAAGACTTCAAGGGCCTCGACGGCACGAACCAAAGCGCCGACATGATGACGCAGCTGACCGAGATTTCCTACGCTGAAACCGATGGCTACCAAGCCGTGGACTTGCCGTACGCGGGTGGCGAGACGTCGATGGTCGTGGTGCTGCCGAAGGAAGGCCGCTGGGCGACCTTCGAGTCCGAGTTCGATGGTTCGGTTTATCGAAAGATCACCTCGGGCCTCGCGCCGGCGAACGTCAGGGTGTCGCTGCCGAAGTTCAAGATTGCCGGTGCATCGATGAGTTTGCGGGAGTCGCTTTCCAGTCTGGGCATGGCCAGCGCCTTCTCCGGCAATGCGGATTTCTCGGGCATCCTGAATCGCAATGTCGATTCGCTCATGTTGCAGGACGTGCTCCACCAGGCGTTCGTCAACGTCGACGAATCCGGTACCGAGGCCGCGGCAGCCACCGCCGTGGTCTTGGGCAGAGGCTCCTTGCCCCACGACGTGAAGGCCTTCAACGCGAACCGCCCCTTCTTTTTCTTCATTCGCGACATCCCCACGGGTGCGCTCATCTTCTTCGGCCGCGTGACCGACCCGCAGCGCTAA
- a CDS encoding M20/M25/M40 family metallo-hydrolase — MIFRYPIWAVAFLVACSNQGGAAPESTKDDTGSQHGRRETEAPPVASPFGLARTVDQARYTADVATIAKERTPNNPQWQSVQDLCATRFEQYGFTVERRHYATGTNVVGVKTGTSEQDKAHQIIVGAHYDSVANCPGADDNASGVAGTLEAARVLSSASFPRTLTLTCWDEEETGYKGSTATAKQSTQNHDIIDAVFDFEMIAFKSDAENSQTFPVGIELVAPLQAQWLKANKNRGNFIATFGNPGTEHALEVFSVYAQKVGVPNLATGLTPLGMLNPLLGDLRRSDHGPYWTEGYPAVMVTDTANFRNPAYHCLNGTVDDTSRLNFEFATQVVKSVVAASAEMLGLPRDI; from the coding sequence ATGATCTTTCGTTATCCCATTTGGGCCGTCGCGTTTCTCGTCGCGTGCAGCAATCAAGGCGGAGCGGCCCCCGAAAGCACCAAGGACGATACGGGCAGCCAACACGGACGCCGCGAAACGGAGGCGCCGCCCGTGGCGTCTCCGTTCGGGCTGGCTCGAACCGTGGATCAAGCACGCTATACGGCGGACGTCGCCACCATTGCAAAGGAGCGAACGCCGAACAACCCTCAGTGGCAGTCCGTGCAGGATCTCTGCGCGACGCGGTTCGAGCAATATGGCTTTACCGTGGAGCGCCGCCACTACGCCACCGGCACCAACGTCGTGGGGGTGAAGACGGGGACGTCGGAACAGGACAAGGCCCATCAAATCATCGTCGGGGCTCATTACGATAGCGTCGCCAATTGCCCTGGTGCGGACGACAATGCCAGCGGCGTGGCCGGCACCCTGGAAGCCGCCCGAGTTCTGAGCAGCGCCAGCTTCCCCCGCACACTGACACTCACGTGTTGGGACGAAGAGGAGACCGGCTACAAGGGGTCGACCGCCACCGCCAAACAATCGACGCAAAATCACGATATCATCGACGCGGTTTTCGACTTCGAGATGATCGCGTTCAAGAGCGATGCGGAGAATTCGCAAACGTTCCCCGTTGGCATCGAGCTCGTAGCGCCGCTGCAGGCGCAATGGCTCAAGGCCAACAAGAACCGCGGCAACTTCATCGCGACCTTCGGCAATCCGGGTACGGAACACGCACTCGAGGTCTTCTCGGTCTACGCGCAGAAAGTCGGTGTCCCCAACCTTGCCACGGGACTCACGCCGCTGGGCATGTTGAATCCTCTGCTCGGCGATCTTCGCCGCTCGGATCATGGTCCTTATTGGACCGAGGGCTATCCGGCGGTCATGGTCACCGACACGGCAAATTTCCGCAACCCGGCGTATCATTGCTTGAACGGAACGGTGGACGATACGAGTCGACTCAATTTCGAGTTCGCAACGCAGGTGGTGAAGAGCGTCGTCGCTGCTAGCGCCGAGATGCTAGGTTTACCCCGCGACATTTGA
- a CDS encoding peptidoglycan DD-metalloendopeptidase family protein → MTSFGYVPPLAMALLFGVGACSSGRNEELATEQASTFGDTAFCPAEGPITQWYHDGHDGVDIGGALSAPIFATAAGEVTASGPAQGYGQWIRIRHDDGSMTEYGHMHTRFVEVGDRVNGGDRIALIGAEGQATGPHLHIRTYNRAGDAHGIDPVDYLGARGVPLPCQAGQGGGGSTTCPGGSGAVEGAINAKYRALGGCESVLGVPLTDELTTPDTRGRYNVFERGSIYWTESTDAHEVHGAIRDKWRDLKWETGELGYPITDEFTTPDGYGRYNVFERGSIYWTSGTGAHEVRGAIRDRWKDEGWEAGHLGYPTSDEYDVGNDRQSDFEHGSIQWIRAINQTKVILKSSP, encoded by the coding sequence ATGACGTCATTCGGATATGTTCCCCCGCTCGCGATGGCCCTGCTATTTGGCGTGGGGGCATGCTCCTCGGGCCGCAACGAGGAACTCGCGACCGAGCAGGCGAGTACATTCGGCGACACGGCATTCTGTCCCGCAGAGGGCCCGATCACGCAGTGGTACCACGATGGTCATGACGGCGTTGACATCGGGGGCGCCCTCAGTGCGCCAATCTTCGCCACGGCGGCGGGCGAGGTGACGGCCTCGGGTCCTGCCCAGGGTTACGGGCAATGGATCCGGATCCGGCACGATGATGGCAGCATGACCGAATATGGACACATGCACACGCGCTTCGTCGAAGTCGGGGACCGCGTGAACGGCGGTGATCGCATTGCATTGATTGGCGCAGAGGGCCAGGCGACGGGACCGCACTTGCACATTCGCACGTACAACCGTGCAGGCGACGCTCACGGGATCGACCCCGTGGATTATCTCGGCGCCCGCGGCGTCCCGCTGCCCTGTCAGGCGGGGCAGGGCGGTGGCGGCTCCACCACGTGTCCCGGAGGAAGTGGGGCGGTCGAAGGCGCCATCAATGCCAAATACCGCGCGCTCGGAGGTTGTGAATCCGTGCTCGGAGTTCCGCTGACGGACGAGCTCACGACCCCGGACACCCGGGGGCGCTACAACGTTTTCGAGCGCGGTTCCATCTACTGGACGGAATCGACGGATGCACACGAAGTGCACGGCGCGATTCGTGACAAATGGCGAGACTTGAAATGGGAAACGGGGGAACTGGGTTACCCCATCACCGATGAATTTACGACGCCGGACGGCTACGGGCGCTACAACGTGTTCGAGCGAGGATCCATCTATTGGACCTCCGGGACGGGCGCGCACGAAGTTCGCGGAGCCATTCGCGACAGGTGGAAGGACGAGGGCTGGGAGGCTGGCCATCTCGGATATCCCACGTCGGACGAGTACGACGTCGGAAACGATCGGCAAAGCGACTTCGAGCATGGATCCATCCAATGGATTCGCGCGATCAACCAAACGAAGGTCATTTTGAAGTCGAGTCCGTGA
- a CDS encoding sigma 54-interacting transcriptional regulator codes for MIQRITNFIERVSGQRGNRVRIVGASEPLVRARLVTLPAAGVLVGADSSCDVRLEDPAVSRKHATIVPVDQGFEVCDLGSRNGTWLDGTRITRVIAPAGATLGIGNSLVQLLPEEDSLDITPSNATSFGDLSGSSEPMRRVFAILERASQSSAPILLLGESGTGKELAARALHESSPRRGGPFVVFDCGAASTTLIESELFGHKKGAFTGAHRDHAGAFAAAHGGTLFLDEIGDLPLALQPKLLRLLERSEVTPLGARAAERYDVRFVAATHRDLWSDVGAGNFRGDLYYRLAVVEVHLPALRQRKDDIPVLVRALLRANGSSDADIEGPQLERLLRYAWPGNVRELRNVVARAVALAVPGAKFRDMPILLRSEGSPREPAVLADVPYLEAKEALLTRFDRDYCTDLLHRSGSNLSEAARMAKIERKYLYRVLERAGLRHRDSQGDE; via the coding sequence ATGATTCAGCGAATCACCAATTTCATCGAACGCGTTTCCGGGCAGCGCGGAAATCGCGTGCGCATCGTCGGCGCATCGGAACCGCTCGTCAGGGCGCGTTTGGTCACCCTACCCGCGGCCGGCGTTCTCGTGGGCGCCGATTCTTCGTGCGATGTGCGGCTCGAGGACCCGGCCGTATCGCGGAAGCATGCGACCATCGTTCCGGTCGACCAAGGCTTCGAGGTGTGCGATCTCGGTTCCCGCAACGGGACCTGGCTGGACGGCACCCGCATCACACGCGTCATTGCACCTGCGGGCGCCACACTGGGAATTGGCAATTCCCTCGTCCAGCTTCTTCCAGAAGAAGACTCGCTCGATATTACTCCAAGTAATGCCACGTCCTTTGGTGACTTATCGGGTTCCAGCGAACCCATGCGCCGGGTTTTTGCTATTTTGGAGCGCGCCAGCCAATCGAGTGCGCCGATTCTTCTGCTGGGCGAAAGCGGCACGGGCAAGGAGCTGGCGGCGCGCGCGCTTCACGAGAGCAGTCCGCGCCGCGGTGGGCCCTTCGTCGTGTTCGATTGCGGGGCCGCCAGCACGACGCTCATCGAAAGTGAGCTCTTTGGCCATAAAAAGGGCGCCTTTACCGGTGCCCATCGCGATCACGCCGGGGCATTTGCGGCGGCGCACGGCGGCACGCTCTTTCTCGACGAGATTGGCGATCTTCCCCTTGCCCTGCAGCCGAAGCTCCTGCGCCTCCTCGAACGCAGCGAGGTCACCCCGCTCGGTGCCCGTGCGGCCGAGCGCTACGACGTGCGCTTCGTGGCAGCCACCCACCGCGATCTGTGGAGCGACGTCGGCGCCGGGAACTTCCGTGGTGATTTGTATTATCGACTTGCCGTCGTGGAGGTTCACCTCCCTGCCTTGCGTCAGCGCAAAGACGATATTCCCGTTCTGGTGCGCGCGCTTTTGCGTGCGAATGGATCGAGTGACGCCGACATCGAGGGCCCGCAGCTCGAACGGCTTCTCCGGTATGCGTGGCCCGGCAACGTGCGCGAGCTTCGCAATGTCGTGGCGCGTGCCGTAGCCCTCGCCGTGCCCGGCGCGAAATTTCGCGACATGCCCATTCTCCTTCGTTCCGAAGGATCACCGCGAGAGCCGGCCGTGCTTGCGGACGTACCCTACCTCGAGGCCAAAGAGGCATTGCTCACGCGGTTCGATCGAGACTATTGCACCGATCTTTTGCACCGTTCGGGGTCCAATTTGTCCGAGGCCGCGCGTATGGCCAAGATCGAGCGCAAATATTTGTACCGTGTTTTGGAGCGCGCGGGACTTCGTCACCGTGATTCGCAGGGAGACGAATGA
- a CDS encoding DUF1566 domain-containing protein, whose translation MEIVLASIGIVASTVDCRAILGIEDDAPLLPPNFDGGVHPVGEQRFDDGGRSDEADGGADGGTGSSSSENVDRTEPQWPLPVLSPPPANYEVTDDTVLDKTTGLMWQRKIGNQPTKNWPEPPRVCAALQLAGYDDWRLPTRIEFVSIMDYGGNSDAINRDRFPLEPNVSNYSAYWTISAYVAKRRTGARWEMDPVSGTAWLYDENVGPKHFRCVRGGRVSSTQPRFTVEGTLVRDTRTGLVWEKSAGPAQDITSARHRCEDLKPAGYRLPSLREIQTLIDERQTEVPIWYDVFDPPPSGTSPVLWTSAYDSRSEKYAFIDFSSGGVSMSQSDTLASARCVR comes from the coding sequence GTGGAAATCGTTTTAGCCTCGATAGGGATCGTTGCGAGCACAGTCGATTGCCGCGCCATTCTGGGCATCGAAGATGACGCCCCACTTCTCCCTCCGAACTTCGATGGCGGTGTTCACCCCGTCGGCGAGCAACGCTTCGACGATGGGGGACGCTCGGACGAGGCCGATGGCGGCGCCGACGGAGGCACTGGCAGCAGTAGCTCCGAAAACGTCGATCGAACGGAGCCTCAGTGGCCTCTCCCCGTCCTGTCCCCGCCTCCGGCCAATTACGAAGTGACGGACGACACGGTTTTGGACAAGACGACCGGGTTGATGTGGCAGCGGAAAATCGGCAACCAACCGACGAAAAATTGGCCCGAGCCGCCCCGTGTGTGCGCCGCGCTCCAACTCGCCGGATACGACGACTGGCGGCTTCCGACCCGCATCGAGTTCGTGAGCATCATGGATTACGGAGGAAACTCCGATGCCATCAATCGGGACAGGTTCCCACTCGAACCGAATGTTTCGAATTACTCGGCGTACTGGACCATTTCCGCATACGTGGCGAAGCGACGGACGGGAGCCCGCTGGGAAATGGACCCCGTTTCCGGGACGGCCTGGCTCTACGACGAAAACGTCGGGCCGAAGCACTTCCGATGCGTGCGCGGCGGGCGCGTGTCGAGCACCCAGCCGCGTTTCACCGTAGAAGGCACCCTGGTGAGGGATACGCGCACCGGGCTCGTTTGGGAAAAGTCCGCGGGCCCAGCGCAGGACATCACGAGCGCCCGGCACCGTTGCGAGGACCTGAAGCCAGCGGGATATCGCCTTCCCAGCCTGCGCGAGATTCAGACGCTCATCGACGAGCGGCAAACCGAAGTACCGATTTGGTATGACGTATTCGATCCGCCACCGTCGGGCACGTCACCGGTCCTCTGGACCAGCGCGTACGACTCTCGGTCGGAAAAATATGCCTTCATCGACTTTTCGAGCGGCGGCGTCTCCATGAGCCAGAGCGACACGCTCGCGAGCGCGCGCTGCGTGCGCTGA
- a CDS encoding protein kinase, with product MITAGDVLELESVQYRVTKELGRGGTGVVHEIRRVDDDLAEPLAIKVLHPDIDITERERERFLGEAERMRRVAHAGLVSVLGAGALANGCPYLLMPRLRGESLAARLERGRMPPDEGVRVFTKLAGAVHAVHMAGMIHRDIKPENVFLVDGNPVLLDFGIARDMHSERSTTTEEGRIRGTPAYMAPERFFGEPASVASDVYELGVLLYIVLVGRLPWSSGSDVRQRLNPANPSLSGVSPGLTAAMLEALSTRPEARFADAATFAEHVEAAWFNVDESDASSRVTADMRLSLAMQPTVAVMTHAEPARRGKPWMALAAVVIAAPALAAMTLKREDAGAPVVTPAEAATPDAGVARSEPGVASGQAGSAAPSPPRKSSAPARSTVRPPQVSARPPQASERPRGDETYFEDRR from the coding sequence ATGATCACGGCTGGCGACGTGTTGGAGCTCGAATCGGTCCAATACCGGGTGACCAAGGAGCTCGGGCGCGGTGGCACGGGGGTGGTTCACGAAATTCGCCGGGTCGATGATGACCTGGCCGAGCCTCTCGCCATCAAAGTGTTGCACCCCGATATCGATATTACCGAGCGTGAGCGCGAGCGTTTCCTCGGTGAGGCCGAGCGCATGCGTCGCGTCGCGCACGCGGGCTTGGTGAGCGTTCTCGGCGCGGGTGCGCTGGCGAATGGCTGCCCGTACCTGCTCATGCCGCGTCTGCGCGGCGAAAGCCTAGCCGCGCGACTCGAACGCGGCCGCATGCCGCCCGACGAAGGCGTCCGGGTATTCACGAAGCTCGCCGGTGCCGTGCACGCCGTGCACATGGCGGGAATGATTCATCGCGATATCAAACCGGAGAATGTATTTCTCGTCGATGGCAATCCGGTGTTGTTGGACTTCGGCATTGCGCGCGACATGCACTCGGAGCGTTCGACGACCACGGAGGAAGGCCGCATTCGGGGGACGCCTGCGTACATGGCTCCGGAGCGATTCTTCGGTGAGCCGGCGAGCGTGGCGTCCGACGTCTACGAGCTCGGTGTGCTGCTTTACATCGTGCTGGTGGGCCGCCTTCCGTGGAGCTCGGGAAGCGACGTGCGTCAGCGGCTCAACCCCGCGAATCCGAGCCTATCCGGAGTCTCGCCCGGATTGACGGCCGCGATGCTCGAAGCCCTGTCCACGCGACCCGAAGCTCGCTTCGCGGATGCGGCGACATTCGCGGAACATGTCGAAGCCGCCTGGTTCAACGTGGATGAATCCGATGCATCGAGTCGGGTTACGGCGGATATGCGGCTATCGTTGGCGATGCAGCCGACCGTGGCCGTCATGACCCACGCCGAGCCCGCCCGGCGAGGCAAGCCGTGGATGGCTCTGGCCGCGGTGGTGATCGCCGCGCCGGCGTTGGCGGCCATGACGTTGAAGCGAGAGGATGCCGGCGCACCCGTCGTCACACCGGCGGAAGCTGCCACGCCCGATGCGGGCGTCGCCAGGTCCGAGCCGGGAGTCGCGTCCGGGCAGGCCGGATCGGCCGCACCCTCGCCGCCTCGCAAGTCGTCCGCGCCGGCGCGGTCCACGGTGCGTCCGCCGCAGGTGTCTGCGCGTCCGCCGCAAGCATCCGAGCGCCCCCGCGGCGACGAGACGTATTTCGAGGACCGAAGATGA
- a CDS encoding MMPL family transporter → MRERLRVLVLGLVDTAAKHPIAVLLGAWLAIAGLFTYATKLELHSDLLELLPRDSPGFRAFEHQLGRVGGGSTLIVLAESPDRSKNEAFIDDLAKALEQLRTSDEPAGKLIAYVEAGTKDVRAFYEANKWLYADLGELQKIEGDLDHQIALRSGAVVDLEARDTGSGPAKENEALGLADGLERWEARAAERDAFPTGYFETKDGGIAGLRIISSTNLGEARGDALLGAVERVVAAQKPHAYHPGMRIGFTGDIASASDEKKAIMSEAAWATGLAFIIIASAIVAYYGSAWALPIIALPALFGIAVAYAFAEATFGYINTSGAFLGAIILGNGINYPIVLLSRYYDFRARGMAPEVARREAVWNAFRAELVGACVAAIAYGSLSVTNFRGFRQFGVMGFVGMLAAWASIVVLVPAATALVERIQSKLPPSLRDRAPAVRPDGSRSAVTRWLAVQTTRAPWLFLAAGAIMTLVAAWRIPSYARDPWEYDFGKLGSRSSEVSGAGDWSNKANEVFGGKMNIAGALMLADSPEQVPLLAERILQNDANDPQGRLIAEITTIDDYLPGSRREQDEKLRTLESIREHLTPRVLAELEPKERETALRARPPESLRVLEKEDLPPLLRRRFTENDGRLGTVFYVKPRNDVVFADGHNHLRLSKTTDNVRLSDGTVVMTASRSTIFAEILRSMREDGPRVSLLAFALVVLVLVVAGRRTKWIVSVLVALVLGVVWLVGFAAYRDIRVNYVNFIALPITLGIGCEYPFNIADRTRLLDGDVVGAMLRSSGAVLLCSFTTVVGYGSLMFSDVQALNSFGVLAVAGEMACVFSAVVFLPSLLSILGKRRPALSVCSDG, encoded by the coding sequence ATGCGCGAACGACTGCGTGTACTGGTTCTCGGCCTCGTCGACACGGCGGCCAAGCATCCCATCGCCGTGCTCCTTGGCGCGTGGCTCGCCATTGCGGGGCTCTTCACGTATGCGACCAAACTCGAATTGCACTCCGATCTGCTGGAGTTGCTGCCGCGCGACAGCCCCGGATTTCGCGCCTTCGAGCACCAACTCGGACGCGTGGGCGGTGGCTCGACCTTGATCGTGCTGGCCGAATCGCCCGATCGCAGCAAAAACGAAGCCTTCATCGACGATCTGGCGAAAGCGCTCGAGCAGCTTCGGACCTCGGACGAGCCTGCGGGAAAGCTCATTGCCTATGTCGAAGCTGGCACCAAAGACGTTCGCGCATTCTACGAGGCCAACAAATGGCTCTATGCAGACCTCGGCGAGCTCCAAAAGATCGAGGGCGATCTGGATCACCAAATTGCCCTGAGAAGCGGCGCGGTGGTCGATTTGGAAGCGCGCGACACAGGCTCGGGCCCCGCGAAAGAAAACGAGGCTCTGGGCCTCGCCGATGGACTCGAGCGCTGGGAAGCGCGCGCCGCCGAGCGTGATGCCTTTCCCACGGGGTACTTCGAAACGAAGGACGGCGGCATCGCAGGACTGCGAATCATCTCGAGCACCAACCTCGGGGAGGCCCGCGGCGATGCTCTCCTCGGCGCCGTCGAGCGCGTGGTGGCTGCGCAGAAGCCGCACGCGTACCACCCGGGCATGCGGATCGGCTTCACCGGCGACATTGCCAGCGCCTCCGACGAGAAAAAGGCCATCATGAGCGAGGCCGCGTGGGCGACGGGGCTGGCGTTCATCATCATTGCCTCGGCCATCGTTGCTTATTATGGATCTGCCTGGGCACTGCCGATCATCGCGCTGCCCGCGCTCTTCGGCATTGCCGTGGCCTACGCCTTCGCCGAGGCAACGTTTGGCTACATCAATACATCGGGCGCGTTTCTCGGGGCCATCATTCTGGGAAATGGAATCAATTATCCCATCGTCCTTCTCTCTCGTTATTACGACTTTCGCGCCCGCGGCATGGCGCCGGAGGTGGCGCGGCGCGAGGCGGTCTGGAATGCGTTTCGCGCGGAGCTCGTCGGGGCGTGTGTGGCCGCCATCGCCTATGGGTCGCTTTCCGTGACCAATTTCCGTGGGTTCCGCCAGTTCGGGGTGATGGGATTCGTCGGGATGCTCGCGGCGTGGGCATCCATCGTCGTGCTGGTTCCCGCGGCGACGGCCTTGGTGGAGCGCATTCAGTCCAAGCTGCCTCCATCGCTGCGCGATCGCGCACCCGCCGTGCGGCCCGATGGCTCGCGAAGCGCCGTCACGCGATGGCTCGCCGTCCAAACGACGCGAGCCCCGTGGCTGTTTCTCGCCGCCGGTGCCATCATGACCTTGGTCGCGGCCTGGCGCATTCCATCGTATGCGCGCGATCCGTGGGAATACGACTTTGGAAAGCTCGGCTCGCGTTCGTCGGAGGTGAGCGGTGCCGGCGATTGGTCCAACAAAGCCAATGAGGTCTTCGGCGGCAAGATGAACATTGCCGGCGCACTCATGCTTGCCGATTCGCCCGAGCAGGTGCCTCTGTTGGCCGAGCGCATCCTCCAGAACGACGCCAACGATCCGCAGGGGCGTCTCATCGCCGAAATCACGACCATCGATGACTATCTCCCCGGAAGCCGCCGCGAGCAGGACGAGAAGCTTCGCACCTTGGAGAGTATTCGCGAACACCTCACGCCCCGTGTGCTGGCCGAGCTCGAACCAAAGGAACGCGAGACCGCCCTGCGGGCGCGCCCGCCCGAATCGCTCCGCGTGCTCGAGAAGGAGGATTTGCCGCCGCTGCTCCGCCGCCGCTTCACCGAGAACGACGGGCGGCTCGGCACGGTGTTCTACGTCAAACCGAGAAACGACGTGGTCTTCGCCGACGGGCACAATCACCTGCGCCTGTCGAAAACGACGGACAACGTGCGACTCTCCGATGGAACCGTGGTGATGACCGCCAGCCGGTCCACGATTTTCGCCGAGATCCTCCGAAGCATGCGCGAAGACGGTCCGCGCGTTTCGCTGCTCGCCTTCGCGCTGGTGGTGCTGGTGCTCGTCGTCGCCGGGCGGCGCACGAAATGGATCGTCAGTGTTCTCGTGGCCCTCGTCCTCGGCGTCGTATGGCTGGTCGGATTCGCCGCCTACCGCGATATCCGGGTCAATTACGTCAACTTCATTGCCTTGCCCATCACGCTGGGCATCGGCTGCGAATACCCATTCAACATCGCCGACCGCACGCGACTCTTGGACGGCGACGTCGTGGGCGCCATGCTTCGCTCGTCCGGGGCCGTTCTGCTCTGCAGCTTCACCACCGTCGTGGGCTATGGCTCATTGATGTTTTCCGACGTCCAGGCGTTGAACTCTTTCGGTGTGCTCGCGGTCGCCGGCGAAATGGCGTGCGTCTTCTCGGCGGTCGTGTTCTTGCCGTCGCTTCTCTCGATCCTCGGAAAACGCCGGCCCGCCCTCTCGGTCTGCTCCGACGGATAG